Sequence from the Corallococcus sp. EGB genome:
AAGCCATACGGAGAAACCGCATCCCGGTAGTGCGTCCCTTCAATGGGCCGCACGATGAGCGGCACCCGCAGGCCCCGCCCCTCTCCGTCCTCCACGACGAGACTGTGAGTCACCCCTTCCGCGCGCAGGTGCTGCTCGGAGCGAAAATAGTCAGACGAAACAGCCCGCTGGCCGCCATCAGGGATGAGGACGGCACGCCACGGTCTCGCCGAATTCATGAATGCTCCCCCAGGCAGGAACGCGCGTGCCGGATGATTCTTGGAAACAGACAGAAGGGTATGGGGATTGAACCCAGGGCCGTCATCGCCCCCCGGAGTACGGCGCGGATGTCATGATTCCAGCGTTTCCCGCCGCGCCCGGCCCTCCAGGGCGGGGCCTGTGTCACCTCGCCAGCGAGCCCTAGCACCTTCCAGACATTTGTCATTAATCGGGTTTACGATCGCAGCCCTCATCCCGATGATTGACTCCCCATGAAACACTTCCTGTTATTGGCCACGGTGTGTTGCCTGAGCGCATGCGCCTGGGGCCCGGGAATGCATATGGACGAGGATGCCTTCCGGGAGCGCTACTCGGGAATGGCAGACGCGGGCACGGCTGGCGCGTACGAAATCGTTACCATCGACGCGGCCCTCATCCGCCACCAGCAGCAGGAGGCCCGCAAGCACTTGCGGCCCATGCCGCTGGTGGATCCGCTGGCCCGGGTGGCCGCGGACTATGACTACCGGGTGGCGGCGCACGACGTGCTGAGCGTCATCGTCTGGGACCACCCGGAGCTCACCATCCCGGCCGGCGAGTTCCGCCCCGCGGAGGCCACCGGCCACCCCGTGGCGGCGGATGGGACCATCTTCTATCCCCACGTGGGCGTCATCTCCGTCGCGGGCAAGACGCTGCGGGAGATCCGCGAGCTGCTCACCCAGCGGCTGGCCAGCGTCATCGAGAAGCCCCAGCTGGACGTGCGCGTGGTGGGCTTCCGCGGGCAGAAGGTGCAGGTGACGGGGGAGGTGGTGGCCCCCGGCACCCTGCCCATCACCGACGTGCCCATGCGCGTGCAGGACGCCATCAGCCAGGCGCGGGGCTTCTCCGCGGAGGCGGACCTGCGCGCCGTCACCCTCAGCCGGGGCGGCGCCACCTTCACGCTCGATCTGCAGGCCCTCTACGAACAGGGAGACGTGAGCCAGAACTGGCTGCTCCAGGACGGCGACATCGTCAACGTGATGGACCGCAGCCGCAACAAGGTCTTCGTGCTGGGAGAGGTCCGCAAGCCCTCCTCGCGCGTGATGGTGAAGGGGCGGATGACGCTGGCGGAAGCCATTGGCGACACCGAGGGCTTCGACCCGCTCACCTCCAACCCGGCCCGCGTGTATGTCATCCGCGGCAGCTTCGACCGGCCCTCCATCTTCAAGCTGAACGCGAAGTCGCCGGACGCGCTGCTCCTGGCGACACAATTCCAATTACAGCCGCGCGACGTCATCTTCGTCTCCGCCTACGACCTGACACGCTGGAATCGCATCATCCAACAAATCCAGCCAACAGTTCAGCTGCTCTGGCAGGCAGTGGATATCGGAGACAGAACCATCATCATCAACGAACCATGACGAGCCCCACCCAACGCATGGCATCCCCGCGCCCCGCCACACCCGAAGATGAGTTGGGATTGGGCCGATACCTGGCCATCCTGAGAGAGCGCCGCGGCACGATCGCGGCGTCCGTCGCGCTGTCCCTCTGCCTGGGCGCCCTGTACCTGCTCACCACGCCGCCCGTGTACCGGGCCAACGCCGTCCTGCAGATTGAGCAGAAGGGCAGCGGCCTGGGCCAGCTGGACGAGCTGCTCGCCGACGCGCCCGGCGTGGCGGCCACGGAGATGGAGGTCCTGGGCTCGCGCGCCCTGCTGGGGCGCGTGGCGGACTCCCTGAACCTGGGCGTGAGCGTGGAGCCGCGCTATTTCCCCTTCGTGGGCGCGGCGTACGCCCGCGCGCACGAAGGGCCGGAGCTGGCGGCGGTGCCCTGGTGGGGCCTGGCGGGCTACGCCTGGGGCGGCGAGCAGCTCCAGGTGGAGCGGCTGAGCGTGCCCCCGGCGTGGGAGGACGTGCCGCTGACGCTCGTGGCGGGGGAGGACGGCGCGTACACGCTCTGGGACCCGGACGCCCGCGCCATCATCCACGGCGTCGCGGGCACCGGCGCCCGCACGGAGGAAGGCGCGTCGCACGAGGTGGAGCTGTTCGTCACCGAGCTGCATGCCCGGCCGGGGACGCGCTTCCAGGTGACGCGGCGCTCGAAGCTGGCGGTGGTGGAGGAGCTGCAGCGCACGCTGCGCATGAGCGAGAAGGGCCCCGGCACGGGCGTCCTCACGCTGGCCCTGGAGGGGCCGGACCCCGTGCAGGCCACCACCACGCTGCGGACCATCGCGGACGCGTACGTGCGCACCAACGTGGAGCGCCGCAGCGAGGAGGCGGGCCGCACCCTGTCGTTCCTGGACAGCCAGCTGCCCGGCCTGCGCCAGGGCCTGGACCAGGCGGAGGCCGCGCTGCGCGACTACCGCACCGGCAAGGGCGGCGTGGACCTGGGGATGGAGGCGCAGGCCGTCCTCAACCGGAGCGTGGACCTGGACAAGGACATCTCCGCGCTCGCGCTGGAGCGCTCGGAGCTGCGGCAGCGCTTCACCGAACACCACCCGCTGCTGGTGGCCACGGAGCGCAAGCTGGCGCGGCTGCGCATGGAGCGCACCGCCCTGGACACCCGGCTCAAGGGCATGCCCGACGCCGAGCGCATGTCCGCCCAGCTCACGCGCGACGTGAAGGTCGCCAACGAGCTGTACCTCCAGTTGCACAACAAGGCCCAGGAGTACCGGGTGCTCAAGTCCAGCACCCTCACCCACGCGCGCATCATCGATCCCCCCGTGGTGACGAAGCTGCCCGTGCGCCCCACGAAGCCGGGCGTGCTCGCGGTCAGCGGGGTGCTGGGGCTGGCGCTCGGCGTCGCGCTGGCCTTCGCGCGGCAGGCGCTGCGCCCGGGCGTCGCCGACCCCGCGGCCCTGGAGTCCGCGCTCGCGGTGCCCGTCCTCGCCAGCGTGCCCGTGGGCCCCCGCCGCGCGATGAACCCTCGCGCGCCGTCCCTCGTCCTCGCGCGGAGCGCCCCCCGCGACATCACCATCGAAAGCGTGCGCGGCCTGAGGACCCGGCTCCAGTTGGCGATGAAGGCCGCGGGGCGCAACGTCATCACCCTCACCGGCACGGCCCCTGGCGCGGGGACGTCCTTCCTCGCCCTCAACCTGGCGTGGGTGCTGGCGGAGACGGGCCAGCGCGTGCTGCTGGCGGACGCGAACCTGCGCGGAGGCTGGCTGCACCGCTGCTTCCGCGAGGCGCGCATCCCCGGCCTTCAGGAGGTGCTGCGCGGCACCGCGGCCCTGGAGCAGGCCCTGCTGGAGGAGGCCGCGCCCGGCCTGTCGTTCCTGGGCGCGGGCGAGCTTCCCCCGGACCCCACGGAGCTGCTGGCCGGCGCGGCGTTCGACACGTTCGTGGCCCGCGCGGCGGCGGAATACGACGTCGTCCTCTTCGACACGCCCTGCATCCTCGCGGTGACGGACGCGGCGCTCGTGGGCCGGCACGCGGGCGTGCGCGTGGCCGTGGTGCGCGCGCAGACCCAGTCCCTGCGTGAGGTGGCCACCGCGCTGCACCAGCTGGAGCAGAGCGGCGGGCCCGTCCAGGGCGTGGTCCTCAATGGCGTGTCGCGCTCGCGTTCGGGCCGCGCGGTGAGCGGTATCTACCAATACGAGTACCCGTCCGCGGGCTGAAGGCCCACCGGGAGGACCGCGCCGTGAGCCGGATGCGATGCACAGGGCTGGGCCTCATCTCTGCGCTCTACGTGCTCGCGGGCCGGTGGGGTTTCCACCGGCTGGCCGCCGCGCCCAACGCAGAGGTGGAGCCGAATCTGCTCCTGGAGCTGCGGCTGTGGCTCGTCCTGGGAGGGACGCTGCTCGCCACCGCGGGGCTCCTGCACCGCGCCCTGCGCGACGCGCGTCCCGGCGAGGCGCGCTTCGACCCGCCGCTCATCGCGGCCCTGCTGGGCTTCCTGGGCTACATGTGCGCCAGCGCCTCCTGGTCGCCCGACGCGGACTTCTCCCTGACCAAGGTCTACGACCTCACGCTGGTGGGGGTGATGTGCGTGGGCTTCGGGCTGGCCGCGCTCCGCCAGCCCGCGCCCCGGGTGCTGGATGGGTTCTGGGGCGCCGTCGTCATGGCCACGGGGCTGCTGGCGCTCACCGGCATCGCGCAGCTGCTGGCCGGCGGCGGGGGCGCGCGGCTCGCGGTGATGGGCGGCGGGCCCAACATCTTCGCGCGGCTCATGGGGCTGATGGCGATGGGCGCGCTCTACTTCTGGTACTGGAAGGGACAGGCGTGGCTGTGGATCCCGGTGGCCGCCACCGGCGTCATGCTGGCGCTGCTCACGGGCTCGCGCGGGGGCTCCGCCGCCATCCTCGCGGGCATCACCACCTTCCTCGTGGTGGCGCGCATCCCGCTGCGCCGGCTGCTGCTGCTCACGCTGCTGGCGACGGTGGCCATCACCGTGGTGGCCACGCTCACCCCGCTGGGAGACGCGCTCAGCCACTCCGTGGACGAGCGCTTCCTGCGCCTCACCCTCAACTACGAGGCGGGCGCGGGCGGCGCGGGAAGCAACGAAGGCAAGGTGTACCTGTCCGGGCGCGACGTGCTCTACGCCGCCGCCATCCAATTGGGGAAGGACCACCCGCTGAGCGGAGCGGGGCTCGCGGCGTTCCCGGCGCTGGGCCTGGGCGTGTACCCGCACAACATGTTCCTGGAAGTGTTCTGCGAGGGCGGCGTCGTGGGCCTGCTGCTGCTCGCGGGCGTCGTCGTCACCTTCGTGCGCTCGGCGCTCCTCAGGCGCCAGGGACTGGACGGCGCCACCGTGGGCGCGGCGGTGCTGGTGCTCCTGGGCGCCCAGTCCAGCGGCGACCTCTACGACGGCCGCGCCCTCTTCCTCCTGATGGTGATGGCCTCGGTGACCGCGGTCCCCGGACGCAAGCCCGCGCAGTCCGGCCCTCCCCTTCCCCACACCTTGTCCCAACCGTCACTCACAGGAGCCGTCTGAAATGCGCATCGTCTACCTGCACCAGTACTTCAACACCCCCACCATGCACGGCGGCACACGCTCCTATGAGCTCGCGCGGCGCCTGGTCTCCATGGGCCATGAGGTCCACATGGTGACCTCCGACACGCGCACGGACGCAGACTCCAGCAAGGGCTGGCGCGAGACGAACGAGAGCGGCATCCAGGTGCACTGGCTGCCGGTGCCCTACAACAACGCCATGAGCTACCCGGACCGCATCCGGGCCTTCAGCCACTTCGCGGTCAACTCCACGCGCCGCGCCGCGCAGCTGCCCGCGGACGTCTTCTTCGCCACCAGCACGCCGCTCACCATCGCGGTGCCGGGCATCGCCGCGTCCAGGTGGAACAAGCGCCCCATGGTCTTCGAGGTGCGCGACCTGTGGCCCGCCATCCCCATCGCGGTGGGCGCGCTCAAGAGCCGCTCCGCCATCATGGCCGCGCAGCTGCTGGAGAAGGCCGCCTACGCGGGCGCGGAGCACATCGTCGCGCTGTCGCCGGGCATGAAGGCGGGCGTGGAGGCGGCGGGCGTGCCGGCGGAGAAGATCACCGTCATCCCCAACCTCTGCGACCCGGAGCGCTTCCAGGTGCCGGCGTCCGCGGGCCAGGAGTTCCGTCAGAAGTACGAGTGGCTGGGGGACCGGCCCATGGTGCTGTACGCGGGCTCGCTGGGGCTGGTGAATGGCGTGGGCTACCTGGTGCGGGTGGCCGCGGAGATGAAGAAGCTGGACCCCGAGGTCCGCTTCGTCATCATGGGCCAGGGCCGCGAGGAGGCCGTGCTCCACGCGCTGGCGGACCGGCTGGGCGTGAAGGGGGAGAACCTCTTCTTCCTGCCCAGCGTGCCCAAGGCGCAGGTGCCCGCGGTGCTGAGCGCGGCCACCATCGCCACGTCGCTGTTCACGGACGTGCCGGGCATGCAGGACAACTCCGCCAACAAGTTCTTCGACGCGCTCGCCGCGGGCCGGCCGCTGGCGCTCAACTACGGCGGCTGGCAGGCGGAGATGCTGGACCGGGAGCCCTTCGGTCTCCGGCTGCCGCCCAAGGACGTCGTCGCCGCGGCGGCCATGCTGGCCAGGCGGCTGCGTGACCCGCGCTGGCTGGCGGAGGCCGGCGCGCTGGCCGGGAAGCTGGGCCGGGAGCGCTACTCCGCGGACATCGCGGCGAAGCGCCTGTCGGAGGTGCTGCAGCGCGCGGCGATGGGCCGGTCATGACGGAGCGCTCGGTGGGGGGCAACTTCATCTGGTCGCTCTCCGCCGGGCTCATCTACGCCCTCGCGCAGTGGGGCGTCCTGGTGGCCTTCGCGCGGCTGGCCACCATGGAGGAGGTGGGCGAGTTCGCGCTCGCCCTGGCCATCACCGCCCCGGTGCTGCTGATGGCGCGCATGCAGCTGCGCACGCTCCAGGCCACGGACGCCAGGAGCGCCTTCGGCTTCCAGCACTACCTGGGCCTGATGGTGCTCAACGTCATCGCGGGCGTGGCGCTGTGCTGCGCCATCGCCTCGCTGAAGGCGGACACGCTGCACGAGGGCTGGGTCATCTCGCTGGTGGCGCTGGCCAAGGGCTTCGAGGCGCTGAGCGAGGTCTTCTACGGCGCGCTCCAGAAGGTGGAGCGGCTGGAGCTCATCGCCCGGTCCACCATCGCCAAGAGCGTGCTGTCGGTGGTGCTGGTGCCGCTGGCGCTGCGGCTCACGCACAGCCCCACCGCCGGCGCGGCGGCCCTGGCGTTCGCGTGGGCCATCGTCCTCTTCGTCTTCGACGCGCGGGCGCTCCGGCGAGAGTTCCCCGCCGTGCGCCCCTGGAGCACCCTGTGGCGCACGCCCTGGCGCCAGGAGGGCGTCCGCCTCAAGGCCCTCTTCCTCCTGTG
This genomic interval carries:
- a CDS encoding glycosyltransferase family 4 protein; amino-acid sequence: MRIVYLHQYFNTPTMHGGTRSYELARRLVSMGHEVHMVTSDTRTDADSSKGWRETNESGIQVHWLPVPYNNAMSYPDRIRAFSHFAVNSTRRAAQLPADVFFATSTPLTIAVPGIAASRWNKRPMVFEVRDLWPAIPIAVGALKSRSAIMAAQLLEKAAYAGAEHIVALSPGMKAGVEAAGVPAEKITVIPNLCDPERFQVPASAGQEFRQKYEWLGDRPMVLYAGSLGLVNGVGYLVRVAAEMKKLDPEVRFVIMGQGREEAVLHALADRLGVKGENLFFLPSVPKAQVPAVLSAATIATSLFTDVPGMQDNSANKFFDALAAGRPLALNYGGWQAEMLDREPFGLRLPPKDVVAAAAMLARRLRDPRWLAEAGALAGKLGRERYSADIAAKRLSEVLQRAAMGRS
- a CDS encoding polysaccharide biosynthesis/export family protein encodes the protein MKHFLLLATVCCLSACAWGPGMHMDEDAFRERYSGMADAGTAGAYEIVTIDAALIRHQQQEARKHLRPMPLVDPLARVAADYDYRVAAHDVLSVIVWDHPELTIPAGEFRPAEATGHPVAADGTIFYPHVGVISVAGKTLREIRELLTQRLASVIEKPQLDVRVVGFRGQKVQVTGEVVAPGTLPITDVPMRVQDAISQARGFSAEADLRAVTLSRGGATFTLDLQALYEQGDVSQNWLLQDGDIVNVMDRSRNKVFVLGEVRKPSSRVMVKGRMTLAEAIGDTEGFDPLTSNPARVYVIRGSFDRPSIFKLNAKSPDALLLATQFQLQPRDVIFVSAYDLTRWNRIIQQIQPTVQLLWQAVDIGDRTIIINEP
- a CDS encoding O-antigen ligase codes for the protein MRCTGLGLISALYVLAGRWGFHRLAAAPNAEVEPNLLLELRLWLVLGGTLLATAGLLHRALRDARPGEARFDPPLIAALLGFLGYMCASASWSPDADFSLTKVYDLTLVGVMCVGFGLAALRQPAPRVLDGFWGAVVMATGLLALTGIAQLLAGGGGARLAVMGGGPNIFARLMGLMAMGALYFWYWKGQAWLWIPVAATGVMLALLTGSRGGSAAILAGITTFLVVARIPLRRLLLLTLLATVAITVVATLTPLGDALSHSVDERFLRLTLNYEAGAGGAGSNEGKVYLSGRDVLYAAAIQLGKDHPLSGAGLAAFPALGLGVYPHNMFLEVFCEGGVVGLLLLAGVVVTFVRSALLRRQGLDGATVGAAVLVLLGAQSSGDLYDGRALFLLMVMASVTAVPGRKPAQSGPPLPHTLSQPSLTGAV
- a CDS encoding polysaccharide biosynthesis tyrosine autokinase → MASPRPATPEDELGLGRYLAILRERRGTIAASVALSLCLGALYLLTTPPVYRANAVLQIEQKGSGLGQLDELLADAPGVAATEMEVLGSRALLGRVADSLNLGVSVEPRYFPFVGAAYARAHEGPELAAVPWWGLAGYAWGGEQLQVERLSVPPAWEDVPLTLVAGEDGAYTLWDPDARAIIHGVAGTGARTEEGASHEVELFVTELHARPGTRFQVTRRSKLAVVEELQRTLRMSEKGPGTGVLTLALEGPDPVQATTTLRTIADAYVRTNVERRSEEAGRTLSFLDSQLPGLRQGLDQAEAALRDYRTGKGGVDLGMEAQAVLNRSVDLDKDISALALERSELRQRFTEHHPLLVATERKLARLRMERTALDTRLKGMPDAERMSAQLTRDVKVANELYLQLHNKAQEYRVLKSSTLTHARIIDPPVVTKLPVRPTKPGVLAVSGVLGLALGVALAFARQALRPGVADPAALESALAVPVLASVPVGPRRAMNPRAPSLVLARSAPRDITIESVRGLRTRLQLAMKAAGRNVITLTGTAPGAGTSFLALNLAWVLAETGQRVLLADANLRGGWLHRCFREARIPGLQEVLRGTAALEQALLEEAAPGLSFLGAGELPPDPTELLAGAAFDTFVARAAAEYDVVLFDTPCILAVTDAALVGRHAGVRVAVVRAQTQSLREVATALHQLEQSGGPVQGVVLNGVSRSRSGRAVSGIYQYEYPSAG